One part of the Treponema sp. OMZ 787 genome encodes these proteins:
- a CDS encoding class I SAM-dependent RNA methyltransferase, which yields MQKEIVKTKKMVFGASCIADLKDGKTVFIPYSLPDEVLEISIVKEHKNYTEGKIEKILERSPHRVEPKCPHFYTCGGCNLQTADDEYQHFLRKSMALEALDRALNSNFNSSNSIFVSGPDWEYRSRFQFYVDKDGSLSLKENKSSDSVKIRDCPVAVTAIRNLLKSDLKEYEPNSRVHIFSDGEKIFTEKNAKDCEVQIAGKKIKFNPLGFFQSNLKMTEKLINMIFEHTEIAGRILDFYSGVGTFSLFAYDKAKEIHLVEHNKHALAYAKENFEVNKTSASKGIEGTFKDKSSEPKTFYHGLDGKNWAKTKEAKLKFDTVFIDPPRSGIDKEALSWLCSSGTDQISYISCDPVTFARDTAKLLLSGYKLEKHFLFDFYPQTHHIETLGVFRKA from the coding sequence ATGCAAAAAGAAATCGTAAAAACAAAAAAGATGGTTTTCGGTGCCTCATGTATAGCGGACTTAAAGGACGGCAAGACCGTTTTTATTCCTTATTCCCTCCCTGATGAGGTCTTGGAAATTTCAATCGTAAAGGAACATAAAAATTATACCGAGGGAAAAATCGAAAAAATTTTAGAAAGATCTCCCCATAGGGTAGAACCGAAATGCCCTCACTTTTATACTTGCGGCGGCTGCAATCTTCAAACGGCTGATGACGAGTATCAGCATTTTCTGCGTAAATCAATGGCGCTTGAAGCCCTTGACAGGGCTTTAAACTCTAATTTTAATTCTAGTAATAGTATTTTTGTAAGCGGCCCGGATTGGGAATATCGATCCCGCTTTCAGTTTTACGTTGACAAGGACGGCTCTCTTTCTTTAAAAGAAAATAAAAGCTCCGATTCGGTAAAGATAAGGGATTGTCCTGTTGCGGTAACTGCAATAAGAAACCTTTTAAAATCTGATTTAAAAGAATATGAGCCGAATTCCAGAGTCCACATTTTTTCGGACGGAGAAAAAATTTTTACCGAAAAAAATGCAAAAGACTGTGAGGTGCAGATTGCAGGGAAGAAGATAAAATTTAATCCCTTGGGCTTTTTTCAATCGAATTTAAAGATGACCGAAAAACTGATAAACATGATTTTTGAACATACGGAAATTGCAGGCCGTATTTTAGATTTTTATTCTGGTGTAGGAACCTTTTCTCTCTTTGCTTATGATAAGGCAAAAGAAATTCATCTTGTCGAGCATAATAAACACGCCCTCGCCTATGCTAAGGAAAATTTTGAAGTAAATAAAACTTCTGCATCAAAGGGAATTGAAGGAACCTTCAAAGATAAAAGCTCAGAGCCTAAAACTTTTTATCATGGCTTGGACGGAAAAAACTGGGCAAAGACTAAGGAAGCAAAACTCAAATTCGATACGGTCTTTATAGACCCGCCGAGGAGCGGCATAGACAAGGAAGCCCTATCTTGGCTTTGCTCAAGCGGCACAGACCAAATTTCTTATATTTCCTGCGACCCGGTAACCTTCGCCCGTGATACTGCGAAGCTTCTTTTGTCAGGCTACAAATTAGAAAAACATTTTTTATTCGATTTTTATCCTCAAACACACCATATCGAAACTTTAGGTGTTTTTAGGAAGGCTTGA
- a CDS encoding SPFH domain-containing protein, which yields MIALYIALVITVIVLFSIAVVVPEQESYVIERLGKYSRTLTAGFHILAPFIDRIAYKQNLKEEALDVDPQVCITADNVQVQVDGILYLKIFDPVKASYGIDNYRYAVAQLAKTTMRSEIGKLELDRTFCGREGLNDNIVKALDEASDNWGIKVTRYEIRDITPTRTILEAMERQMRAEREKRANILSSEGKQQSRINISLGKKQEAINKAMGEKQRRINLAEGRSKAIEITSNATAEGLRLIAEALSQPGGKTAMGIRLAENYIQRFEHIIKKSNVSVYPENIAGLAAFTDIIKNSGKEMKNLEGGRNA from the coding sequence ATGATAGCTTTATACATTGCTCTGGTCATAACGGTTATTGTTTTATTTTCGATAGCCGTTGTAGTGCCGGAACAGGAAAGTTATGTTATTGAAAGACTTGGAAAATATTCGCGGACTCTCACCGCAGGTTTCCATATTTTAGCACCCTTTATAGACAGGATTGCCTATAAGCAAAACTTAAAGGAAGAAGCCTTGGATGTAGATCCGCAAGTTTGTATTACGGCCGATAATGTTCAGGTACAGGTTGACGGAATTCTCTACCTAAAGATTTTTGATCCGGTTAAGGCCAGCTACGGAATCGACAATTACCGCTATGCAGTTGCTCAGCTTGCAAAGACAACTATGCGAAGCGAAATAGGAAAGCTGGAACTTGATAGAACCTTTTGCGGAAGAGAAGGCCTAAACGATAATATTGTAAAGGCTTTAGACGAGGCTTCCGACAACTGGGGCATAAAGGTTACCCGTTACGAAATACGGGATATCACACCCACCCGCACAATCCTCGAAGCTATGGAAAGACAGATGAGGGCCGAACGCGAAAAACGGGCCAACATTCTTTCGAGTGAGGGAAAACAGCAATCTCGCATAAATATTTCTTTGGGTAAAAAGCAGGAAGCCATAAACAAGGCTATGGGCGAAAAACAACGAAGGATCAATCTCGCTGAAGGACGCTCAAAGGCTATCGAGATAACGAGTAATGCGACAGCCGAAGGCTTGCGTTTAATTGCAGAGGCTCTTTCTCAGCCGGGAGGAAAAACAGCTATGGGAATCCGCCTAGCCGAAAACTATATTCAAAGATTTGAACACATTATCAAAAAATCAAATGTTTCTGTTTACCCAGAAAATATTGCAGGCCTAGCAGCTTTTACCGATATTATTAAAAATTCCGGAAAAGAAATGAAGAACTTAGAGGGAGGTAGAAATGCTTAA
- a CDS encoding PIN domain nuclease yields the protein MILVDTSVLISYLKNQNNESNSKFEYILERRLPYGINLFIYQEILQGARNIKEYNLLKKYFETIPLYHLRYGQDSYENAAMINLKCRQRGITIRSTIDLLIAETAIENDLYLLHNDNDFTNMAKVIKELKLYN from the coding sequence ATGATTTTAGTTGATACCTCTGTTTTGATAAGCTATTTGAAAAATCAAAATAATGAATCAAATTCCAAATTTGAATATATTTTAGAAAGACGACTCCCCTATGGTATAAATCTATTTATTTATCAAGAAATTTTACAGGGTGCCAGAAATATTAAAGAGTATAACTTGCTCAAAAAGTATTTCGAAACAATTCCCCTATATCACTTGAGATATGGTCAAGATTCCTATGAAAACGCTGCAATGATAAACTTAAAATGCAGACAAAGAGGTATAACCATTAGAAGTACGATAGATTTGCTTATAGCAGAAACAGCAATTGAAAATGATTTATACTTATTACATAACGATAATGATTTTACAAATATGGCAAAAGTTATAAAAGAGTTAAAACTATATAATTAA
- a CDS encoding SPFH domain-containing protein has protein sequence MLNFIIPSVITAVIAIVFIVALFRSIRIVPHKVALIVERLGKYHTTLDAGFHILFPFLDRVKYKQNLKEQAIDVPAQDCFTKDNVQVRIDGILYLQVFDPIKASYGIRDYRYATILLAQTTMRSVVGQLDLDDTFEAREQINAQVVKAVDEASDPWGVKVTRYEIQNIRVSDSIMDAMENQMKAEREKRAEIAHSVGEMETVINLSRAAYEEAVNISEGEKERMINEAEGQAREIVAVAEATAEGIKKIAASTQIQGGMEAAKLTVSQEWINALSSIDEKTKIIMSADLTDIKKMTIDMAEEIIQ, from the coding sequence ATGCTTAATTTTATAATCCCGTCTGTTATTACGGCTGTCATTGCAATAGTTTTTATTGTTGCTCTTTTTAGAAGCATCCGAATTGTTCCGCACAAGGTTGCTTTAATTGTAGAACGCTTAGGAAAATACCACACAACCTTGGATGCAGGCTTCCACATTCTGTTTCCATTTTTGGATAGGGTAAAATACAAGCAGAATTTAAAGGAACAGGCTATCGATGTTCCGGCCCAAGACTGTTTTACCAAGGACAATGTTCAGGTACGCATTGACGGAATTCTCTATCTACAAGTATTCGATCCGATCAAGGCAAGCTACGGTATACGGGATTACCGCTATGCAACAATTCTTCTTGCACAGACAACCATGCGTTCGGTGGTAGGACAGCTTGATTTGGATGACACCTTTGAAGCCCGCGAACAGATAAACGCTCAGGTCGTAAAGGCCGTGGATGAGGCTTCAGATCCTTGGGGCGTAAAAGTTACGCGCTACGAAATTCAAAACATAAGAGTTTCCGACTCTATCATGGATGCAATGGAAAACCAGATGAAGGCCGAACGCGAAAAGCGGGCCGAAATAGCTCACTCCGTCGGAGAGATGGAAACGGTTATTAACCTTTCGAGAGCCGCTTATGAAGAAGCCGTAAACATAAGCGAGGGCGAAAAAGAAAGAATGATAAATGAAGCGGAAGGACAAGCCCGAGAAATTGTTGCCGTTGCCGAAGCTACAGCTGAGGGTATTAAAAAGATTGCCGCTTCTACCCAAATTCAAGGCGGTATGGAAGCTGCAAAGCTTACCGTTTCTCAAGAATGGATAAACGCTTTAAGTTCTATAGATGAAAAAACAAAGATTATTATGTCGGCAGATCTTACAGATATAAAGAAGATGACCATAGACATGGCCGAAGAAATAATCCAATAA
- a CDS encoding type II toxin-antitoxin system VapB family antitoxin encodes MRTNIVLNDALVEEAFKYSTEIHTKKELIETALKEYVQNRKIKDLRELKGKIFFSEDYNYKEMRAGK; translated from the coding sequence ATGCGAACAAATATAGTTTTAAATGATGCCTTGGTCGAGGAAGCTTTTAAGTATTCAACTGAAATTCATACAAAAAAAGAACTTATCGAAACAGCTTTAAAAGAATATGTCCAAAATCGTAAAATCAAAGATTTGAGAGAGTTAAAAGGTAAAATATTTTTTTCGGAAGATTATAACTATAAAGAAATGCGGGCAGGAAAATGA
- a CDS encoding PHP domain-containing protein, whose translation MVDLHTHSTASDGTFTPSELAAAVKKEGISAFALTDHDILIGLDEAAEEAKRHGIIFIRGVEISVKWSPGELHLLGLDLRKDSHELNMLLQDLQDERINRNQRMAEKLKKAGFDISYEKVRDFAGGDKGLGRPHFAAYMAVHKMVKKNQEAFDKYFAKGRPFFEEKENAGLAEAISAVKSAGGIPVLAHPMSLYLSWSSLPDVIADFKRQGLVGLEAWNSSTKYNDCKRLEKLAASLDMPVTAGSDFHGTIRKDRKLGESSKNGIKIEDRFYENLRTIHPDLPPLPIAK comes from the coding sequence ATGGTGGATTTACACACTCATTCAACAGCATCCGATGGAACATTTACCCCCTCAGAACTTGCAGCTGCCGTTAAAAAAGAGGGAATTTCGGCCTTTGCATTGACGGATCACGATATTTTAATCGGCTTAGATGAGGCTGCGGAAGAAGCTAAGAGGCATGGCATAATTTTTATACGAGGTGTAGAAATAAGCGTTAAGTGGAGCCCCGGAGAGCTTCATTTATTGGGGCTTGATTTACGCAAAGATTCTCATGAGCTGAATATGCTCTTACAGGATTTGCAGGATGAAAGAATCAACAGAAATCAAAGAATGGCCGAAAAATTAAAAAAAGCAGGTTTCGATATTTCATATGAAAAGGTCAGAGACTTTGCAGGCGGAGATAAGGGCTTAGGAAGACCCCATTTTGCGGCCTACATGGCAGTCCATAAAATGGTCAAAAAAAATCAGGAGGCCTTTGATAAGTATTTTGCCAAGGGGCGGCCTTTTTTTGAAGAAAAAGAAAATGCCGGCCTTGCTGAGGCAATTTCGGCCGTAAAATCGGCAGGCGGAATTCCTGTCTTAGCCCATCCAATGTCCCTATATTTATCTTGGTCTTCTCTCCCCGATGTTATAGCCGATTTTAAAAGGCAGGGCCTTGTAGGACTTGAAGCGTGGAATTCTTCGACAAAGTACAATGATTGTAAGCGGTTAGAAAAACTGGCGGCCTCACTTGATATGCCCGTAACTGCGGGAAGCGACTTTCATGGAACAATCCGAAAAGACAGAAAACTAGGAGAAAGCTCAAAAAACGGCATAAAGATTGAAGACCGCTTTTATGAAAATTTAAGAACTATTCATCCTGACCTTCCGCCTCTGCCTATAGCTAAATAG
- a CDS encoding CC/Se motif family (seleno)protein, translating to MNVKVEDSARDKIKEKNTDSVYCALQMCASUGGTRLEPTVYVGVPNNLGNFDKFEDNGITVYVKKGTPSVNGTLTITVGSFLWFEKLMVDGMI from the coding sequence ATGAATGTTAAAGTTGAAGATTCTGCGAGAGATAAAATCAAAGAAAAAAATACCGACTCGGTTTATTGTGCACTTCAAATGTGCGCTTCTTGAGGGGGTACGAGATTAGAACCGACCGTGTATGTCGGCGTGCCCAATAATTTAGGTAATTTCGATAAATTTGAGGACAACGGAATTACCGTTTACGTTAAAAAGGGAACACCCTCTGTTAACGGAACATTGACGATTACAGTCGGATCATTTTTATGGTTCGAAAAGCTAATGGTTGACGGAATGATCTAA